In a genomic window of Taylorella equigenitalis ATCC 35865:
- the htpX gene encoding protease HtpX has protein sequence MKNIFLLTLTNLAVVTLLMLVFMLLSPVLQEYGIYTEETIGLGIMALVVGFVGSFISLLLSKFIAKRTMGVQVIDPKSPRNEAENWILNTTYKLADTANIKRPEVGIFQGAPNAFATGPSKNNSLVAVSTGLLNTMNKAEVEAVIGHEISHIKNGDMVTMTLLQGVLNTFVIFFSQIIARALSRNENGRSGGFLSYYLVYFLLQTILGALATIIVCWYSRKREFKADSGSADLLQNNQSMIDALKVLGGLKESPKLGQGFAAFGICFGGILATHPPIEKRIASLEAWNLNSQNLATPKATRVAQIQNPEIKDFDRSDFFK, from the coding sequence ATGAAAAACATATTTTTATTAACTTTGACCAACTTAGCTGTTGTGACACTTTTAATGCTAGTGTTTATGCTATTGTCACCCGTACTTCAAGAGTATGGTATCTATACAGAAGAAACCATAGGACTTGGAATTATGGCTTTAGTAGTTGGTTTTGTAGGATCTTTTATATCCTTGCTTTTGAGCAAGTTTATTGCCAAGAGAACTATGGGAGTACAAGTTATAGACCCAAAATCACCTAGAAACGAAGCTGAAAACTGGATTTTAAATACCACTTATAAGCTGGCTGATACCGCTAATATCAAACGTCCAGAAGTTGGTATTTTTCAAGGTGCACCTAATGCTTTTGCAACTGGTCCTAGCAAAAATAATTCTCTAGTGGCTGTTTCGACTGGATTATTGAACACAATGAATAAAGCTGAGGTTGAAGCAGTTATAGGTCATGAGATATCTCATATCAAAAATGGAGATATGGTCACAATGACTTTATTGCAGGGTGTCTTAAATACATTTGTTATCTTCTTTTCTCAAATTATTGCTAGAGCGTTAAGTAGAAATGAAAATGGTCGATCAGGTGGTTTTTTGTCCTACTATTTAGTTTATTTTTTACTTCAGACTATTTTAGGAGCTTTAGCTACGATTATTGTCTGTTGGTACTCCCGTAAAAGGGAATTTAAAGCTGATAGCGGGTCTGCTGATTTACTACAAAACAATCAATCTATGATTGATGCCTTAAAAGTCTTAGGTGGCTTAAAAGAATCTCCTAAACTAGGCCAAGGCTTTGCTGCATTTGGTATCTGTTTTGGAGGGATTTTAGCAACCCACCCACCTATAGAAAAGCGTATTGCAAGCCTAGAAGCATGGAATTTAAATTCCCAAAACCTTGCTACACCTAAAGCAACTAGAGTTGCTCAAATCCAAAATCCTGAGATCAAAGATTTCGACCGCTCTGATTTTTTTAAATAG
- the polA gene encoding DNA polymerase I: protein MKKTLLLVDGSSFLYRAHFAMPNLRSPDGEPSGAIFGLINMMKRTQIVSKPDYIACVFDAPGRTFRHELYTEYKSHRPPMPDDMRTQIEPIHQAIEALGWTIIMQSGVEADDIIATIADFAINQNIKCVIATSDKDIAQLVDDNISIITGKEEILDSNGVLEKYGVRPDQIIDYLMLMGDTSDNIPGVDKVGPKTATKWLNEFGSLENLLKNAGSLKGKVAQNLIEAQSQFDLTRKLVTIKKDCDISKWVKSIDDLLPKEKNFDVLKEIYTRFGFKTFLKDLESIDNLPTLQRKKDEEKVDIATEKTIKTNYVLVDTIDKLESCLEEIKQANLVALDTETNSLDQLKTRLVGISLSTDIGKAWYIPVAHQVELGCNQLMKAEVLEAMRSWLESEQKTKILQNAKYDMHVFANEGIVLKGIKHDTMVLAYVIDTNQRVGLEALSLKYLNRKGLSYEEICGKGAKAITFDYVPLDQATQYACEDADFTFHLLTELLPKLEGFEGLKFIYDLEMQVLQVLFDMERVGVLIDSSKLLSQSEIISCRLSKLESEIFNLAGEEFNINSPKQLSEILFTKLKLETQGKTRTGVISTNEDALEKLALDHPIAVHLLEYRSLSKLKSTYTDKLPTMINKVTGRVHTVFSQTTVLSGRLSSFDPNLQNIPIRNEDGRQVRQAFVAEDGFKLMSADYSQVELRLMAHISNDEGMLKAFKEGADIHRSTASEVFGVPLSEVDDSQRRAAKAINFGLIYGMGAFALANNLGISRETAQNYIYKYFDRFPKVRKFMDDIKIQAFQDGYVETIYGRRIYIPGIQDSKGARKAALERVAINAPVQGSAADIIKMAMISVHKWISQNKLNSRIILQVHDELVLEVHESEIEILKLKLPKLMEDVAKLDVPLEAQVYVGSNWDEAH from the coding sequence ATGAAGAAAACCTTGTTATTAGTAGATGGTTCTAGTTTTTTGTATAGAGCTCATTTTGCAATGCCAAATTTGAGAAGTCCTGATGGAGAACCATCTGGGGCTATATTTGGCCTGATAAATATGATGAAGCGGACACAAATCGTCTCTAAACCTGACTACATAGCTTGTGTATTTGATGCACCAGGTAGAACTTTTAGACATGAGTTATATACTGAATATAAATCACATAGACCGCCCATGCCAGACGATATGAGAACTCAAATTGAGCCGATTCATCAGGCCATTGAAGCTCTAGGCTGGACTATTATAATGCAATCGGGTGTAGAGGCAGACGATATCATTGCCACCATAGCGGACTTTGCAATTAATCAAAATATAAAATGTGTTATAGCAACAAGTGATAAAGATATTGCACAACTTGTTGATGATAATATTTCTATTATTACAGGTAAAGAGGAAATTCTAGACAGCAATGGAGTGCTTGAAAAGTACGGAGTTCGACCAGATCAAATAATCGATTATTTGATGCTTATGGGGGATACCTCGGATAATATACCTGGAGTAGATAAGGTTGGACCAAAGACAGCTACTAAGTGGCTTAACGAATTTGGTAGTTTGGAAAACTTACTTAAAAATGCTGGATCACTCAAAGGTAAGGTTGCACAAAATCTAATTGAAGCTCAATCGCAATTTGACTTAACTCGTAAGCTTGTAACCATTAAAAAAGATTGCGATATTAGCAAATGGGTTAAGAGTATAGATGACTTACTACCAAAAGAAAAAAACTTCGATGTATTAAAAGAAATTTATACGCGTTTTGGATTTAAAACGTTTTTAAAAGACTTGGAAAGTATCGATAATCTACCAACTCTTCAAAGAAAAAAAGACGAAGAGAAGGTAGATATTGCCACTGAGAAAACTATAAAAACGAATTATGTTTTGGTTGATACTATCGATAAGTTAGAAAGCTGTTTGGAAGAAATTAAACAAGCAAATTTAGTAGCACTCGACACTGAAACAAATAGTCTAGATCAGTTAAAGACTAGATTAGTCGGTATAAGTTTATCTACAGATATTGGAAAAGCATGGTATATACCTGTTGCCCATCAAGTTGAGCTAGGTTGCAATCAACTTATGAAAGCCGAAGTGCTAGAGGCTATGCGGTCATGGCTTGAATCAGAGCAAAAAACTAAAATCCTTCAGAATGCAAAATACGATATGCACGTATTTGCGAACGAAGGGATAGTTCTTAAGGGGATTAAGCACGATACCATGGTTTTGGCATATGTGATTGATACCAATCAAAGGGTTGGGCTGGAAGCTCTTTCACTGAAGTATCTTAACCGTAAGGGTTTGAGTTACGAAGAAATATGTGGCAAAGGTGCTAAAGCTATAACATTCGATTATGTACCTTTGGATCAAGCAACTCAATATGCGTGCGAAGATGCAGATTTTACTTTTCACTTATTAACAGAATTACTTCCTAAATTAGAAGGGTTTGAAGGGCTTAAATTTATCTATGATTTGGAAATGCAAGTGCTTCAAGTTCTATTTGATATGGAGAGGGTTGGGGTTTTAATTGATTCCTCCAAACTTTTAAGCCAATCCGAAATAATTTCTTGCAGACTAAGTAAATTAGAAAGCGAAATTTTTAATCTAGCTGGTGAGGAATTTAATATAAATTCACCTAAGCAATTAAGTGAAATCCTCTTCACTAAACTAAAACTTGAAACACAGGGTAAAACTAGAACTGGTGTAATTTCTACAAATGAGGATGCTCTTGAGAAGTTAGCATTAGATCACCCTATAGCTGTTCATTTATTAGAGTACAGAAGTTTATCAAAACTTAAATCCACATATACTGACAAACTTCCTACTATGATTAATAAAGTAACTGGACGTGTGCATACAGTGTTTTCGCAAACTACTGTGCTGTCTGGAAGATTGTCTTCATTTGATCCTAATCTTCAAAATATACCGATTAGAAATGAGGATGGAAGACAAGTCCGCCAGGCGTTTGTAGCAGAAGATGGTTTTAAGTTAATGTCTGCTGACTACTCTCAAGTAGAACTTAGACTTATGGCACATATTTCTAATGATGAGGGTATGCTGAAAGCTTTCAAAGAGGGGGCAGATATTCATAGGTCTACTGCTTCTGAAGTTTTTGGAGTGCCCTTGTCTGAAGTAGATGATAGTCAACGTAGGGCTGCTAAAGCCATCAACTTCGGACTGATATATGGTATGGGTGCATTTGCATTAGCTAATAATTTAGGTATAAGTCGAGAAACTGCACAAAATTATATTTATAAGTATTTTGATAGATTTCCTAAAGTCAGGAAGTTTATGGATGATATCAAAATACAAGCATTCCAAGATGGTTATGTAGAAACAATCTACGGTAGACGAATTTATATTCCTGGGATTCAAGATTCTAAAGGAGCACGTAAGGCAGCCTTAGAGCGTGTAGCTATCAATGCTCCTGTGCAGGGTAGTGCCGCTGATATCATAAAGATGGCTATGATATCTGTTCATAAATGGATTAGTCAAAATAAACTAAATTCTCGCATTATCTTGCAAGTGCACGATGAGTTAGTTTTGGAAGTACATGAATCTGAAATTGAAATATTAAAATTAAAACTTCCTAAACTTATGGAAGATGTAGCTAAATTAGATGTTCCTCTCGAAGCTCAAGTATATGTGGGTTCCAATTGGGATGAAGCCCATTAA
- a CDS encoding LOG family protein, protein MVETRSITIKGQISEIADELQDAATHLKNVTQAVSIFGSARIKQDDPFYILTTDISRKLASAGFTIISGGGPGIMEAANKGAHEVNGNSIGLNIKLPNETTNNPFQSQSIYFKYFVSRKTTFFMNSWAYIIMPGGFGTMDELFEALTLVQTGKANRAPIVLVGTSFWTGLIEFIKNNLLGNGYISAKDIDLISVTDDADLVLDIVSTYYDEHHANPHCLGLC, encoded by the coding sequence ATGGTCGAAACAAGATCTATAACAATTAAAGGACAAATTTCTGAGATTGCTGATGAACTTCAAGACGCAGCAACTCATCTTAAAAACGTAACTCAGGCTGTAAGTATTTTCGGAAGTGCTCGCATTAAACAAGATGACCCCTTTTATATTCTAACTACAGATATTAGCAGAAAGCTTGCCTCTGCAGGATTCACAATAATTTCTGGTGGAGGACCTGGGATTATGGAGGCTGCAAACAAAGGAGCTCATGAAGTCAACGGTAATAGTATTGGTCTTAATATCAAACTACCTAACGAAACTACTAATAACCCCTTTCAATCTCAAAGTATTTATTTTAAATATTTTGTTTCGAGGAAAACCACTTTCTTTATGAATAGTTGGGCTTATATTATTATGCCTGGTGGATTTGGTACTATGGATGAATTATTTGAAGCTCTTACCTTAGTTCAAACTGGAAAAGCAAACAGAGCACCCATAGTTCTTGTAGGGACCTCTTTCTGGACAGGGTTAATTGAATTTATAAAAAATAATTTATTGGGAAATGGGTACATTTCTGCTAAAGATATTGATTTAATTTCTGTAACTGATGATGCAGATTTAGTGCTAGACATAGTTTCAACATACTATGATGAGCATCACGCTAATCCTCACTGTTTGGGGCTATGCTGA
- a CDS encoding DNA-formamidopyrimidine glycosylase family protein, translated as MPELPEVEVTKQDLYSMILESEVGTESKTIAKVLPYTKEFFTAKTNPRNNKKDFLAQILKYDDRRKELENSKITSIYRIAKYIIISTDASLHFVIHLGMSATVYSIIATPNDRKLIESGGGLEFLDFLNSSTDRVFARHHHTGFLLKDGRIFLFHDVRRFGEWAVLTDDELNKFKDGFGSSWDPHLSNFDSKSLIEFINNHPQKTTRKWNQSNMGLLSFIGKSGAIKGCGAIYSREVVFASGLDPSTPISSLKEYDWINLANSMQTVLSESISDGGTAFNSKDTDDADSVRSRGDFVRPSGQLSRYQEKLKSYKKKH; from the coding sequence ATGCCTGAACTTCCTGAAGTTGAAGTTACAAAGCAAGACCTCTATTCAATGATTCTTGAAAGTGAGGTTGGAACAGAATCAAAAACGATTGCAAAAGTATTGCCATATACTAAAGAGTTTTTTACTGCTAAAACCAATCCTAGAAATAACAAAAAAGATTTTTTAGCTCAAATTCTTAAATATGATGATAGAAGAAAAGAATTAGAAAACTCCAAAATCACATCAATTTATAGAATTGCAAAATACATAATTATTAGTACAGATGCATCGCTTCATTTTGTGATACATCTAGGTATGTCAGCCACTGTATACTCAATTATTGCCACCCCAAATGATAGGAAATTAATTGAATCTGGTGGTGGCTTAGAATTTTTAGATTTCCTAAACTCATCAACCGATCGTGTTTTTGCTAGGCATCATCATACGGGATTTTTGCTTAAAGATGGGCGTATATTCCTATTTCATGATGTTAGAAGATTTGGAGAATGGGCAGTTCTAACCGATGATGAGCTAAACAAATTTAAAGATGGATTTGGCTCTTCTTGGGATCCTCATTTATCTAATTTTGATTCAAAATCACTTATTGAATTTATTAATAACCACCCACAAAAGACTACTCGCAAATGGAATCAGTCAAATATGGGTTTGCTATCTTTCATAGGTAAATCAGGTGCTATCAAGGGTTGCGGAGCGATATATTCACGCGAGGTTGTTTTTGCATCAGGACTGGATCCATCCACCCCTATTAGTTCTTTAAAAGAATATGATTGGATAAATCTTGCTAACTCAATGCAGACAGTACTGAGTGAATCTATATCTGACGGAGGAACAGCTTTTAATTCAAAAGACACTGATGATGCTGACTCAGTAAGGTCTAGAGGCGACTTTGTAAGACCTAGCGGACAATTAAGTAGATACCAAGAAAAACTGAAGTCTTATAAAAAGAAGCACTAG